Below is a genomic region from Novipirellula caenicola.
ACCGACTTGCTGTGGTGTCTTCGCGTGGGGCAAGCCACAGGATGTGCTCTGCCTCGCACTCTTCGTGCTCTTCAAAGCGGTCGATGAACAACGTCACTTCGTGAACCGCGTCAGGCCATGATTCGAAGGGCGGCTCGACTTGATCCAACCGGTCAGCTAGATCGTCAAGCTCCGAAAGCAGTTCTTCGTGATCCTGGCACGCTTGCCGATAACTCGCCTCGACCTCGATAGATCCCTTCGGGTAATGCGAACGCAACTCTCTGCCAATCTGATCCTCCCGAACGA
It encodes:
- a CDS encoding hemerythrin domain-containing protein, producing MKPESKHSVSVLFGHWKQEHSSLQQELDAFRDWTSHVAEQQTPEFIESANRLREIRDRLVDHFVREDQIGRELRSHYPKGSIEVEASYRQACQDHEELLSELDDLADRLDQVEPPFESWPDAVHEVTLFIDRFEEHEECEAEHILWLAPREDTTASR